The proteins below come from a single candidate division WOR-3 bacterium genomic window:
- a CDS encoding T9SS type A sorting domain-containing protein — EFYRYNPVAGRWDTLPEVPYGGNAKKYDKGSFLVYDGVNYIYAHQSKYYDKTQENPHHYMFKYDVAADSWYKTALPGMPVYGLEGGRIKKKKSADGAAGVWYGGNLYALKGGNTQGFFKYFPGADTWHQLDTVPGNGSFGKKKRVKSGGDLVAYGGGAFFALKGNKCYELWRYFEPAGTCGSPLAANRSGVQTGFKAERSGFRVSPNPLANGWAVLRYSLPKPGPVVVTVFDVAGRAVQQQMLAANRAGAVALDLRKLASGVYLVRLDASDLTQTQKLVVQK, encoded by the coding sequence CCGAGTTCTACCGGTATAACCCAGTAGCTGGAAGATGGGACACCCTGCCAGAGGTGCCGTATGGTGGGAACGCCAAGAAGTACGACAAAGGCTCGTTCCTAGTGTATGACGGTGTGAACTATATCTATGCGCACCAGTCAAAGTACTACGACAAGACCCAGGAGAACCCGCACCACTACATGTTCAAATATGACGTGGCAGCCGACTCCTGGTACAAGACTGCACTACCGGGCATGCCGGTGTATGGGCTTGAAGGTGGCAGGATAAAGAAGAAGAAGTCAGCGGATGGCGCTGCCGGCGTGTGGTACGGAGGTAATCTGTATGCGCTCAAAGGCGGCAACACGCAAGGCTTCTTCAAGTACTTCCCTGGAGCTGACACCTGGCATCAGCTTGACACCGTGCCTGGGAACGGGTCATTTGGTAAGAAGAAGCGGGTGAAGTCAGGTGGTGACCTAGTAGCCTATGGTGGCGGAGCATTCTTTGCCCTGAAGGGCAACAAGTGCTACGAACTGTGGCGGTACTTTGAGCCGGCAGGAACCTGTGGCTCTCCGCTTGCGGCTAACCGCTCTGGAGTTCAGACCGGATTCAAAGCCGAGCGGTCAGGGTTCAGGGTCTCACCGAACCCACTTGCGAACGGTTGGGCCGTGCTGCGCTACAGCCTGCCCAAGCCTGGGCCGGTTGTTGTCACGGTGTTTGATGTTGCTGGCCGGGCAGTCCAGCAGCAGATGCTGGCCGCAAACCGTGCTGGTGCGGTTGCGCTAGACCTACGCAAGCTAGCGTCTGGCGTGTACCTTGTCCGGCTTGATGCCAGTGACCTGACCCAGACCCAGAAGCTCGTAGTACAGAAGTAG